The following coding sequences lie in one Arachis hypogaea cultivar Tifrunner chromosome 4, arahy.Tifrunner.gnm2.J5K5, whole genome shotgun sequence genomic window:
- the LOC112796189 gene encoding uncharacterized protein — translation MLHLYSRIHLSFFPGKSLLRKLSRFSFLSFLRMMFERSSPARCFVTPPQPQPSWTTRHSSSSRSPNMALSESESKTSPSPSVGASSYPQNKDDLFHVIHKVPAGDSPYVKAKQVQLVDKDPARSISMFWAAINAGDRVESALKDMALVMKQLNRSDEAIEAIKSFRHLCLPESQESLDNILVELYKRSGRVDEEIAMLHHKLKQIEDGITFVGRSTKQARSQGRKIQITAEQEISRILGNLAWAYLQRGDYKIAEEHYRKALSFEVDRNKQCNLAICLMQMNKITEAKFLLQAVTTATKNRKMDDSFVKSYERATQMLSEMESLSSSARNVSQCSPQNGPVAEPKKAPNIGDLGGRNWEVAKCKTENWSSTSEVEASNARRRLYKSPPDPAKRDQKVPFNKPKRCSWGFSNNGYQRETWGDVHSDHRSSFGSPNDLSAPPNGMWRAGTLDNPPADGSNQRSKPSESLLVGLDGNLAYVSGKSQDSEISSVAEKSFTNVKTIEKKSWADIAEEEENEEQDDLFSGAYANYGGKDSGEVFNDENANSNILCEQQPPGNGMLSRNPTVRRSLCFNPEQRPESASKTSASASNSESRRMPAIQSDSSFTRRNRLQVFQDITLQPETP, via the exons ATGTTGCATCTTTACAGTAGAATTCACCTTTCTTTTTTCCCGGGAAAATCCTTGCTGAGAAAATTATcccgtttttcttttctttcttttctcagaATGATGTTTGAAAGAAGCTCTCCTGCGAGGTGCTTTGTGACGCCACCGCAGCCACAGCCGTCGTGGACGACAAGgcattcttcttcttcgcgttctcCGAACATGGCACTGTCAGAGTCAGAGAGTAAaacatcaccatcaccatcagtAGGAGCATCTTCTTATCCTCAGAACAAAGATGATCTTTTTCACGTGATTCACAAGGTCCCTGCTGGGGACTCACCTTACGTGAAGGCTAAGCAAGTTCAG TTGGTGGATAAGGATCCAGCTAGATCAATTTCCATGTTTTGGGCAGCAATCAATGCTGGAGATCGTGTCGAAAGTGCCTTGAAGGACATGGCCTTAGTTATGAAGCAGCTGAATAGGTCTGATGAGGCAATTGAAGCTATTAAATCGTTTCGTCATCTCTGCCTTCCTGAATCCCAAGAATCTCTTGATAACATCCTGGTTGAACTCTACAAG AGGTCAGGGAGAGTTGATGAAGAGATTGCCATGCTCCATCACAAGTTGAAGCAAATTGAAGATGGTATCACTTTTGTGGGAAGGTCAACAAAACAGGCAAGATCTCAGGGGAGGAAGATCCAAATAACTGCAGAGCAAGAGATATCAAg GATACTAGGGAACTTGGCCTGGGCTTACTTGCAGAGAGGTGACTATAAGATCGCCGAAGAACATTATCG AAAAGCACTGTCTTTTGAGGTTGACAGGAACAAGCAATGCAACTTGGCAATCTGTTTGATGCAGATGAACAAGATTACAGAAGCAAAATTTCTGCTTCAGGCAGTGACAACTGCCACAAAAAACAGAAAGATGGATGATTCTTTCGTCAAATCATACGAACGTGCCACACAAATGCTGAGTGAGATGGAGTCTTTGTCGTCATCAGCAAGGAATGTATCACAGTGTTCTCCACAAAATGGTCCTGTTGCTGAACCGAAAAAGGCTCCAAATATCGGAGACTTGGGTGGAAGGAACTGGGAAGTGGCTAAATGTAAGACAGAAAATTGGTCTTCAACATCTGAGGTGGAGGCATCTAATGCCAGGAGGAGGTTGTATAAGTCTCCACCAGATCCTGCAAAAAGAGACCAAAAGGTTCCTTTCAATAAGCCGAAAAGATGTTCGTGGGGATTCAGTAATAATGGATATCAAAGGGAGACTTGGGGAGATGTCCATTCAGATCATAGATCTTCATTTGGTAGTCCAAATGATTTGTCTGCACCTCCCAATGGAATGTGGAGAGCAGGGACATTGGATAATCCTCCTGCAGATGGCAGTAACCAGAGATCTAAACCATCAGAATCGCTTCTTGTGGGTTTGGATGGCAATTTGGCATATGTCTCAGGCAAAAGTCAGGATTCTGAAATCTCTTCTGTTGCTGAGAAATCTTTTACAAATGTAAAGACCATTGAGAAGAAGAGCTGGGCCGACATAgccgaagaagaagaaaatgaagagcaAGATGATTTATTCAGTGGAGCATATGCAAATTATGGTGGTAAGGATAGTGGAGAGGTGTTCAATGATGAGAATGCTAACTCAAACATTCTCTGTGAACAACAACCACCTGGGAATGGCATGTTGTCAAGGAATCCAACCGTGAGGCGGTCTTTGTGTTTCAATCCTGAACAAAGACCAGAATCAGCAAGCAAGACTTCAGCTTCGGCTTCAAACTCGGAAAGCCGCAGAATGCCTGCAATTCAAAGTGATTCTTCATTTACAAGGAGAAACAGATTGCAGGTTTTTCAGGACATCACTCTTCAGCCAGAAACCCCATGA
- the LOC112796190 gene encoding histidinol dehydrogenase, chloroplastic encodes MMMMMMKINIHSAISASTNWDCSLIRPHRNNTLRPFNFAPSSSLSTNTISSNRINCSSNSHSIKTYRLSQLTNDEVLGLKTRPRIDFSSIFSVVNPIVHDVQRRGDAAVKEYTSRFDKVELDKLVEVVPELPDPVLDPHIKEAFDVAYGNIYAFHAAQKSPERSVENMKGVQCKRVARSINSVGLYVPGGTAVLPSTALMLAVPAQIAGCKTIVLATPPTQDGNICKEVLYCAKKAGVTHILKAGGAQAISAMAWGTETCPKVEKIFGPGNQYVTAAKMILQNSEAMVSIDMPAGPSEVLVIADKHAIPSHVAADLLSQAEHGPDSQVVLVTAGDGVDLNSIQEELSKQCNSLPRGEFASKALSHSFIVHARDMLEAITFSNLYAPEHLIINVKDADKWESFIENAGSVFLGPWTPESVGDYASGTNHVLPTYGYARMYGGVSLDSFLKYITVQSLTEEGLRRLGPYVATMAEVEGLEAHKRAVTLRLQDIEARNVSR; translated from the exons atgatgatgatgatgatgaagataaaCATACACTCTGCGATTTCAGCTTCCACCAACTGGGATTGCTCTTTGATTCGACCACACCGTAACAACACCCTTAGACCGTTCAATTTTGCTCCCTCTTCTTCACTCTCTACGAATACTATTTCAAGTAACCGCATAAATTGCTCCTCCAATTCCCATTCCATCAAGACCTATCGTTTGTCGCAGCTCACAAACGATGAGGTTCTCGGACTCAAGACCCGGCCCCGCATCGATTTctcctccattttcagcgtg gTTAACCCCATTGTTCATGATGTTCAGAGAAGAGGGGATGCTGCAGTTAAAGA ATATACTTCAAGGTTTGACAAAGTTGAATTGGATAAATTGGTTGAAGTTGTGCCCGAGCTCCCAGACCCTGTG CTTGATCCTCATATTAAGGAAGCTTTTGATGTTGCCTATGGCAATATATATGCGTTTCATGCTGCTCAGAAGTCACCTGAGAGAAGCGTTGAGAACATGAAA GGAGTCCAATGCAAGAGAGTTGCAAGAAGTATTAATTCCGTGGGTCTTTATGTTCCAGGGGGAACCGCTGTGTTACCTTCAACAGCTTTGATGCTTGCAGTT CCTGCACAAATTGCCGGATGTAAAACTATTGTTCTTGCAACACCTCCAACTCAAGATGGCAACATATGCAAG GAAGTGCTGTATTGTGCAAAGAAGGCCGGGGTGACTCACATTCTCAAAGCTGGAGGTGCTCAG GCCATCTCTGCAATGGCTTGGGGAACAGAAACTTGTCCTAAG GTTGAAAAGATCTTTGGCCCTGGAAACCAATATGTCACGGCTGCAAAAATGATACTTCAA AACAGTGAGGCCATGGTTTCAATTGACATGCCAGCTGGTCCATCTGAAGTTTTGGTCATTGCAGATAAGCATGCAATTCCTTCTCATGTTGCTGCTGATTTGCTTTCCCAG GCTGAGCATGGACCTGATAGTCAGGTTGTTCTTGTGACAGCTGGAGATGGTGTGGATCTGAACTCAATACAAGAGGAACTCAGCAAGCAGTGCAACAGTCTTCCAAGAGGAGAGTTTGCCTCGAAAGCTCTTAGCCACAGTTTTATCGTGCATGCACGTGACATGCTTGAG GCTATCACCTTCTCAAACTTATATGCACCAGAGCATCTAATTATCAATGTGAAGGATGCTGACAAGTGGGAGAGTTTTATTGAGAATGCAG GTTCTGTGTTTTTGGGGCCGTGGACGCCTGAGAGTGTTGGTGATTATGCAAGCGGGACCAACCATGTCCTTCCGACTTATGGATATGCCCGGATGTATGGCGGCGTGTCACTGGACTCTTTCCTTAAATACATAACAGTGCAGTCTCTCACAGAGGAAGGTCTTAGAAGACTTGGACCATATGTGGCAACCATGGCTGAAGTTGAAGGTCTTGAAGCTCACAAGAGGGCTGTTACCCTAAGACTTCAGGACATAGAGGCCAGGAACGTTTCAAGATGA
- the LOC112796191 gene encoding pentatricopeptide repeat-containing protein At1g51965, mitochondrial isoform X2 — protein sequence MKLNRCHHPLRPTRRHFATKYTAKITSTSPTGRSLAAEVTPPRPLPSDPRGYLLPRRHLICKATQILLSHYNNHIPNSSSRNPKTPLFSDPFSDLSDYLQSLQPQCPTVLTPLEASEILKSLKSPSLAWKFFHFCPSLSPNFRHESFTYNRLLLILSNSTSPERFDMARDLLRDMDRLGIRGSISTVNILIGFFGTGQDLEMCVGLVKKWDLRLNAYTYKCLLQAYLRSRDSSKGFDVYLEMQRRGYKLDIFGYNMLLDALAKDGKVDKAYKVFEDMKRWHCEPDAFTYTIMIRMTGKSGKPDESLALFQAMLKKGCIPNLIAYNTIIEALAKGRMVDKVILIFSKMVEDDCQPNEFTYSVLLNVLVAEGRLNKLDDIVELSKKYLNKKIYAYFVRTLNKLGHSSEAHRLFCSMWNYHDKGDRDAYMSMVESLCNGVFTALGRLKQISHIHDLFEKMKQDGPPPDIFTYNILISSFGRSGEVDIAVKLFEELESSNCKPDVVTYNSLINCLGKNGDVDEAHMRFREMQEKGLNPDVVTYSTLIECFGKTEKVDMARKLFDEMLAVGCYPNLVTYNILLDCLERSGRTAEAVDLYAKLKQQGLTPDSITYAVLERLQSGGHNRLRFRRQNPITGWVVSPLR from the exons ATGAAGCTAAACCGCTGCCACCACCCACTCCGCCCCACGCGCCGCCACTTTGCCACAAAGTACACCGCCAAGATCACCTCCACCTCCCCAACCGGTCGCTCTCTCGCCGCCGAAGTGACCCCTCCGCGGCCTCTCCCCTCCGACCCCCGAGGCTACCTACTCCCCCGCCGCCACCTCATCTGCAAAGCCACCCAAATCCTTCTCTCCCACTACAACAACCACATCCCCAACTCTTCCAGCCGAAACCCCAAAACGCCGTTGTTCTCAGACCCATTCTCCGACCTCTCCGACTACCTCCAGTCCCTCCAACCCCAATGCCCGACCGTCCTCACCCCTCTCGAAGCCTCCGAGATCCTCAAATCCCTAAAATCCCCATCCCTTGCATGGAAATTCTTCCACTTCTGCCCCTCTCTTTCCCCCAATTTCCGACACGAGTCCTTCACCTACAACCGCCTCCTCCTCATCCTCTCCAATTCAACCTCCCCCGAACGCTTCGACATGGCCCGCGACCTCCTCCGCGACATGGACCGCCTCGGCATACGTGGCTCAATCTCCACCGTTAACATTCTCATTGGATTCTTCGGCACTGGCCAGGATCTCGAGATGTGTGTTGGGTTGGTGAAGAAGTGGGATTTGAGGCTCAATGCCTACACCTACAAGTGCTTGCTTCAGGCGTATTTGAGGTCACGCGATTCGTCTAAGGGTTTTGATGTGTATTTGGAGATGCAGAGGCGCGGTTACAAGTTGGATATCTTTGGTTACAACATGCTCTTGGATGCTTTGGCTAAAGATGGAAAG GTGGATAAGGCATATAAAGTTTTTGAGGACATGAAGCGGTGGCATTGTGAGCCTGACGCGTTTACATACACCATTATGATCAGAATGACGGGTAAATCTGGTAAACCTGATGAGTCTCTAGCACTTTTTCAGGCGATGTTAAAAAAAGGGTGTATTCCTAATTTGATTGCTTATAATACTATCATTGAGGCCCTTGCCAAGGGGCGAATGGTTGACAAGGTCATTCTAATTTTCTCAAAGATGGTGGAGGATGATTGTCAGCCTAATGAATTTACATACAGTGTGCTTTTGAATGTTTTGGTTGCTGAAGGACGCCTTAATAAGCTTGATGATATAGTGGAGTTATCAAAGAAGTATCTTAATAAGAAGATATACGCATACTTTGTAAGGACTTTAAACAAACTGGGTCATTCTAGTGAAGCACATAGACTATTTTGCAGCATGTGGAACTATCATGACAAGGGTGATAGAGATGCTTACATGTCCATGGTGGAGAGTTTATGCAATGGTG TATTCACTGCTCTGGGAAGGTTGAAGCAAATATCACATATTCATGATCTTTTTGAAAAGATGAAACAAGATGGCCCTCCACCAGATATATTTACATACAATATTCTGATCTCCAGCTTTGGTAGATCTGGGGAAGTTGACATTGCTGTAAAATTGTTTGAAGAACTAGAGAGTAGCAATTGTAAGCCCGATGTTGTTACCTATAACTCTCTGATCAATTGCCTTGGAAAGAATGGGGATGTTGATGAAGCTCACATGAGGTTTAGAGAGATGCAAGAGAAAGGATTGAATCCAGATGTTGTAACTTATAGTACACTGATTGAATGTTTTGGCAAGACGGAAAAAGTTGACATGGCGCGTAAATTATTTGATGAGATGCTTGCAGTAGGATGCTATCCTAACTTGGTCACATATAACATTTTACTCGATTGTCTTGAAAGGAGCGGGAGAACTGCTGAGGCAGTGGACCTTTATGCAAAACTTAAGCAGCAAGGATTGACACCGGATTCAATCACATATGCGGTGCTTGAACGGTTGCAAAGCGGCGGGCATAACAGGTTGAGATTTCGCAGGCAGAACCCCATTACAGGATGGGTTGTCAGCCCTTTAAGATGA
- the LOC112796191 gene encoding pentatricopeptide repeat-containing protein At1g51965, mitochondrial isoform X1: protein MKLNRCHHPLRPTRRHFATKYTAKITSTSPTGRSLAAEVTPPRPLPSDPRGYLLPRRHLICKATQILLSHYNNHIPNSSSRNPKTPLFSDPFSDLSDYLQSLQPQCPTVLTPLEASEILKSLKSPSLAWKFFHFCPSLSPNFRHESFTYNRLLLILSNSTSPERFDMARDLLRDMDRLGIRGSISTVNILIGFFGTGQDLEMCVGLVKKWDLRLNAYTYKCLLQAYLRSRDSSKGFDVYLEMQRRGYKLDIFGYNMLLDALAKDGKVDKAYKVFEDMKRWHCEPDAFTYTIMIRMTGKSGKPDESLALFQAMLKKGCIPNLIAYNTIIEALAKGRMVDKVILIFSKMVEDDCQPNEFTYSVLLNVLVAEGRLNKLDDIVELSKKYLNKKIYAYFVRTLNKLGHSSEAHRLFCSMWNYHDKGDRDAYMSMVESLCNGGKTTEAIDFLGKIHEKGITTDTMMYNTVFTALGRLKQISHIHDLFEKMKQDGPPPDIFTYNILISSFGRSGEVDIAVKLFEELESSNCKPDVVTYNSLINCLGKNGDVDEAHMRFREMQEKGLNPDVVTYSTLIECFGKTEKVDMARKLFDEMLAVGCYPNLVTYNILLDCLERSGRTAEAVDLYAKLKQQGLTPDSITYAVLERLQSGGHNRLRFRRQNPITGWVVSPLR, encoded by the exons ATGAAGCTAAACCGCTGCCACCACCCACTCCGCCCCACGCGCCGCCACTTTGCCACAAAGTACACCGCCAAGATCACCTCCACCTCCCCAACCGGTCGCTCTCTCGCCGCCGAAGTGACCCCTCCGCGGCCTCTCCCCTCCGACCCCCGAGGCTACCTACTCCCCCGCCGCCACCTCATCTGCAAAGCCACCCAAATCCTTCTCTCCCACTACAACAACCACATCCCCAACTCTTCCAGCCGAAACCCCAAAACGCCGTTGTTCTCAGACCCATTCTCCGACCTCTCCGACTACCTCCAGTCCCTCCAACCCCAATGCCCGACCGTCCTCACCCCTCTCGAAGCCTCCGAGATCCTCAAATCCCTAAAATCCCCATCCCTTGCATGGAAATTCTTCCACTTCTGCCCCTCTCTTTCCCCCAATTTCCGACACGAGTCCTTCACCTACAACCGCCTCCTCCTCATCCTCTCCAATTCAACCTCCCCCGAACGCTTCGACATGGCCCGCGACCTCCTCCGCGACATGGACCGCCTCGGCATACGTGGCTCAATCTCCACCGTTAACATTCTCATTGGATTCTTCGGCACTGGCCAGGATCTCGAGATGTGTGTTGGGTTGGTGAAGAAGTGGGATTTGAGGCTCAATGCCTACACCTACAAGTGCTTGCTTCAGGCGTATTTGAGGTCACGCGATTCGTCTAAGGGTTTTGATGTGTATTTGGAGATGCAGAGGCGCGGTTACAAGTTGGATATCTTTGGTTACAACATGCTCTTGGATGCTTTGGCTAAAGATGGAAAG GTGGATAAGGCATATAAAGTTTTTGAGGACATGAAGCGGTGGCATTGTGAGCCTGACGCGTTTACATACACCATTATGATCAGAATGACGGGTAAATCTGGTAAACCTGATGAGTCTCTAGCACTTTTTCAGGCGATGTTAAAAAAAGGGTGTATTCCTAATTTGATTGCTTATAATACTATCATTGAGGCCCTTGCCAAGGGGCGAATGGTTGACAAGGTCATTCTAATTTTCTCAAAGATGGTGGAGGATGATTGTCAGCCTAATGAATTTACATACAGTGTGCTTTTGAATGTTTTGGTTGCTGAAGGACGCCTTAATAAGCTTGATGATATAGTGGAGTTATCAAAGAAGTATCTTAATAAGAAGATATACGCATACTTTGTAAGGACTTTAAACAAACTGGGTCATTCTAGTGAAGCACATAGACTATTTTGCAGCATGTGGAACTATCATGACAAGGGTGATAGAGATGCTTACATGTCCATGGTGGAGAGTTTATGCAATGGTGGTAAGACAACAGAAGCTATAGACTTTCTTGGTAAAATTCATGAAAAGGGTATAACTACTGATACTATGATGTATAATACAGTATTCACTGCTCTGGGAAGGTTGAAGCAAATATCACATATTCATGATCTTTTTGAAAAGATGAAACAAGATGGCCCTCCACCAGATATATTTACATACAATATTCTGATCTCCAGCTTTGGTAGATCTGGGGAAGTTGACATTGCTGTAAAATTGTTTGAAGAACTAGAGAGTAGCAATTGTAAGCCCGATGTTGTTACCTATAACTCTCTGATCAATTGCCTTGGAAAGAATGGGGATGTTGATGAAGCTCACATGAGGTTTAGAGAGATGCAAGAGAAAGGATTGAATCCAGATGTTGTAACTTATAGTACACTGATTGAATGTTTTGGCAAGACGGAAAAAGTTGACATGGCGCGTAAATTATTTGATGAGATGCTTGCAGTAGGATGCTATCCTAACTTGGTCACATATAACATTTTACTCGATTGTCTTGAAAGGAGCGGGAGAACTGCTGAGGCAGTGGACCTTTATGCAAAACTTAAGCAGCAAGGATTGACACCGGATTCAATCACATATGCGGTGCTTGAACGGTTGCAAAGCGGCGGGCATAACAGGTTGAGATTTCGCAGGCAGAACCCCATTACAGGATGGGTTGTCAGCCCTTTAAGATGA